One part of the Moorena sp. SIOASIH genome encodes these proteins:
- the sixA gene encoding phosphohistidine phosphatase SixA, with translation MELYLIRHGIAAERGTYNKDRERPLTKIGHEKTSKVAKELQKRGLHFDLILTSPLVRAKETAAILQDVGLASLVEESESLAPEGDIHQWLSWLQQRLRKIDDQRRLALVGHQPDLANWAEMLVWGESAQKLVLKKSGVIGLKLPNTGKPFGRSELFLLTSPKWLI, from the coding sequence ATGGAACTCTACTTAATTCGCCACGGTATTGCCGCTGAGCGAGGCACCTACAACAAAGATCGAGAGCGGCCACTGACCAAAATTGGCCATGAAAAAACTAGTAAAGTAGCAAAGGAGCTCCAGAAACGAGGGCTACATTTTGACCTAATCTTGACTAGTCCATTGGTCAGAGCTAAGGAAACCGCTGCCATCCTCCAAGATGTTGGTTTAGCCTCATTGGTTGAAGAGTCAGAGAGCCTCGCTCCTGAGGGTGACATTCACCAATGGCTCAGCTGGCTACAGCAGAGGTTGCGAAAGATTGATGATCAAAGACGTTTGGCTCTAGTTGGTCATCAACCGGATTTAGCTAATTGGGCGGAAATGTTGGTGTGGGGAGAATCGGCTCAAAAACTAGTGCTAAAAAAATCTGGAGTAATTGGGTTAAAGCTTCCTAATACTGGGAAGCCCTTCGGTCGCAGTGAGCTATTCTTGCTGACCTCACCTAAGTGGTTAATATAG
- a CDS encoding bifunctional oligoribonuclease/PAP phosphatase NrnA yields MTNNLLNSGASSLDSEEVDAKAQPSSTQDLNPFVGNSQTKRRQSAISGSKVHSKVQQLQETLERHQHERQLIILQDFPDPDALSSAWAYQLIAEQYNIQCDIVYAGTLSHQENIALVKLTGLPAKRSSVETTKNQDLSVYQGYVLIDNQGTTTQLLPIVTKANIPLIAIFDHHSSQGEWKAEFIDLRPQARATATLLTHYLQAGLLQLDSSISEHIKCATALMHGLRSDTNILMQAQEEDFLAAGYLSRFYDTQLLNAILKTSRSRRVMDVIERSLKYRILQDNFSMAGVGYLRYEDRDAIPQAADFLVTEENVHTAVVYGIVYDEDQELEVVIGSLRTNKLTLDPDEFIKEAFGQDSHGRFFGGGRMMAGGFEIPTGFLSSFNDKSDYAKLKWEVFDTQIKQKLLRLVNPQDTVI; encoded by the coding sequence ATGACTAACAATTTACTTAACAGTGGTGCATCTAGCTTAGATTCAGAAGAGGTTGATGCTAAAGCGCAACCGTCATCTACTCAAGATCTAAATCCCTTCGTGGGAAATTCCCAAACAAAAAGGCGGCAGTCGGCTATATCAGGTTCAAAAGTACATTCAAAAGTACAACAGTTGCAGGAGACTCTAGAGCGTCACCAACATGAGCGGCAACTGATCATCCTACAAGATTTCCCTGACCCAGATGCTCTCTCTAGCGCTTGGGCTTACCAGCTGATTGCCGAGCAGTATAATATCCAATGCGATATTGTCTATGCTGGTACCCTCTCTCACCAGGAAAACATTGCCCTGGTTAAGCTGACTGGTTTACCAGCCAAACGCTCCAGTGTCGAGACCACAAAAAATCAAGATTTATCGGTGTATCAGGGCTATGTGCTGATTGATAACCAGGGTACAACCACCCAGCTATTACCGATTGTTACCAAGGCGAATATTCCTCTAATTGCCATTTTTGATCATCACAGTAGTCAAGGGGAGTGGAAAGCAGAATTTATTGACCTTCGTCCTCAAGCAAGAGCCACCGCGACGCTATTAACCCATTACCTTCAGGCTGGGTTACTACAGCTCGATAGTAGCATTAGTGAACATATCAAATGTGCTACAGCCTTGATGCATGGTCTGCGCTCTGATACTAATATCCTAATGCAGGCTCAAGAAGAGGATTTCTTGGCAGCTGGATATCTGAGCCGCTTCTACGACACTCAACTCCTTAACGCTATACTCAAGACATCCCGATCTCGTCGAGTGATGGATGTTATTGAGCGATCGCTTAAATATCGCATTCTCCAAGATAACTTCTCTATGGCTGGTGTGGGCTATCTTCGCTATGAAGACCGGGATGCTATTCCCCAAGCTGCTGACTTTTTAGTTACTGAAGAAAATGTTCACACCGCTGTGGTTTATGGGATTGTTTACGATGAAGACCAAGAATTAGAAGTGGTGATTGGTTCCTTGAGAACCAATAAGTTAACCCTCGACCCTGATGAATTTATCAAAGAAGCTTTCGGTCAAGACAGTCATGGGCGTTTCTTTGGTGGTGGACGCATGATGGCTGGTGGCTTTGAAATTCCGACGGGATTCTTGAGTAGTTTTAATGACAAATCCGACTATGCCAAGCTCAAGTGGGAGGTGTTTGATACCCAAATCAAGCAAAAACTACTGCGGTTAGTTAATCCTCAGGATACTGTTATCTAA
- a CDS encoding HNH endonuclease — translation MGKVLVLNASYEPLNITNWRRAVVLLIKGKAERIEHNGKYVYADFPLPTVIRLRHYVRVPYKEIPLTRRNILHRDGHSCQYCGYSGDDLTLDHVIPRSRHGGESWENIVTACVRCNVKKGNRTPKEANMMLQTQPRRPYSSLHFEIAKHLKTGRHQEWRKYVIGA, via the coding sequence ATGGGTAAGGTTCTGGTGTTAAACGCCTCCTATGAGCCGCTCAACATCACCAACTGGCGACGGGCGGTTGTGTTGTTGATCAAGGGTAAGGCAGAGCGTATCGAACATAACGGCAAATACGTTTACGCAGATTTTCCACTGCCTACAGTGATTAGACTGCGCCATTACGTCCGGGTACCCTACAAAGAGATTCCCCTTACCCGTCGTAACATCCTGCACCGTGATGGTCACTCTTGTCAATACTGCGGTTACAGTGGCGATGACTTAACGTTAGATCATGTGATTCCTCGTTCTCGCCATGGAGGTGAGTCCTGGGAAAATATTGTTACAGCTTGCGTGCGCTGCAACGTCAAAAAAGGGAATCGCACCCCTAAAGAAGCCAACATGATGTTGCAAACCCAGCCCCGGAGACCTTATAGTAGTCTCCACTTTGAAATTGCTAAACACTTAAAAACTGGACGGCATCAGGAATGGCGGAAGTATGTGATTGGTGCCTAG
- a CDS encoding adenylate/guanylate cyclase domain-containing protein: protein MNISSVTQTTNYSSSRKITLTESYNKIGYKGVIVIVDDSPTNLGVMFELLSNSGFKVLVAQDGYSALQKVNYAQPDLILLDIMMPGIDGFETCRRLKAQESTRDIPVIFLTARTDTLDKVKGFKLGAVDYLTKPVQQEEVRARVNTHLKLGRLQKQLQEQNFQLQQEIKQKQEAEHKYRSIFENATEGIFQVTPAGQFITANPALASILGYQSPEQLINQVTDIGKQLYLAPMRRDDILALIHKEETLSDVESEVYRKDGMVIWISENIRAVRDNFGDLLYYEGTVSDITERKKAEDELRRARTQAELLLLNILPQPVAEQLKKGERTLAESFEDVTVLFADLVDFTKLSTQTSPTELVEILNVIFSEFDQLAEEHGVEKIKTIGDAYMAVAGLPKPCKYHADAIAKMALDMQKLIAQYNAQTNQNFRLRIGINSGPVVAGVIGIKKFSYDLWGDTVNMASRMESQGIPGGIQVTVTTYEKLKDKYRFDKREPFEVKGKGKMTTYLLTGPLAMGNG from the coding sequence ATGAATATTTCCTCAGTAACTCAAACTACTAATTATTCCTCTTCCAGGAAAATTACCCTAACTGAGAGCTATAACAAAATTGGCTATAAAGGTGTAATTGTGATTGTTGATGATAGTCCGACTAATTTAGGGGTAATGTTTGAGTTGTTGAGCAATTCTGGCTTCAAAGTCTTAGTCGCTCAAGATGGCTATAGTGCCCTCCAAAAAGTCAACTATGCTCAACCGGATCTAATCTTACTGGATATTATGATGCCCGGAATTGATGGGTTTGAAACTTGCCGTCGCTTGAAAGCTCAAGAGTCAACTAGAGACATTCCAGTTATTTTTCTGACGGCTCGTACTGATACTCTCGACAAAGTTAAAGGTTTCAAGCTCGGTGCAGTAGATTATCTCACCAAACCAGTGCAGCAGGAAGAAGTAAGAGCGAGAGTCAACACTCACTTGAAACTCGGGCGTTTACAAAAGCAACTACAAGAACAAAATTTTCAGCTGCAACAGGAAATCAAGCAGAAACAAGAAGCTGAGCATAAATATCGCAGTATCTTTGAAAATGCCACTGAAGGCATTTTTCAAGTTACACCAGCAGGACAATTTATCACCGCTAATCCAGCACTCGCAAGTATTTTGGGCTATCAGTCGCCAGAACAACTGATTAATCAAGTCACGGATATTGGGAAACAACTCTACCTCGCACCGATGCGTCGTGACGATATATTAGCCCTAATCCACAAAGAAGAAACGTTATCAGACGTTGAGTCCGAGGTCTATCGGAAAGATGGTATGGTAATTTGGATTTCGGAAAATATACGAGCAGTCAGAGACAATTTTGGTGATTTACTCTACTACGAAGGCACAGTTAGCGACATTACAGAGCGCAAAAAAGCTGAAGATGAACTTCGTCGTGCCCGAACCCAAGCTGAGCTTTTGCTGCTTAATATCTTGCCCCAACCGGTCGCAGAACAGTTAAAAAAAGGAGAACGTACCCTGGCAGAAAGTTTTGAAGATGTAACTGTTTTGTTTGCTGATTTAGTTGACTTTACCAAACTCTCAACCCAAACCTCTCCCACCGAACTGGTCGAAATTCTCAATGTAATTTTCTCAGAGTTTGACCAACTAGCTGAGGAGCATGGTGTCGAAAAAATCAAGACGATTGGTGATGCTTATATGGCTGTTGCCGGTCTGCCAAAACCCTGCAAGTATCATGCGGACGCGATCGCTAAAATGGCATTGGATATGCAAAAATTAATTGCCCAGTACAATGCTCAAACGAATCAAAATTTCCGTCTCAGGATTGGCATCAACAGTGGACCAGTGGTGGCTGGGGTAATTGGAATCAAAAAATTCAGCTATGATTTGTGGGGTGATACCGTAAATATGGCTAGCCGTATGGAATCTCAGGGTATACCAGGTGGCATTCAGGTTACAGTTACTACTTATGAAAAATTAAAAGATAAGTATCGGTTTGATAAACGGGAACCCTTTGAAGTCAAAGGCAAAGGGAAAATGACTACTTATCTGCTCACAGGTCCATTAGCAATGGGTAATGGGTAA
- a CDS encoding PAS domain S-box protein, translating into MIFIAKGFWQHLSNVGLLTLVYLGLANLVHGLIGGNTLVPPVWSPAGITQATVLLLREHLWWLTEHQGVVPSVSWGQFFWTVSPQRFWPVSGITALGYILSVLLSIGLALWWQLRPSLERRRDVLGLLGVSMLATLIAPTVTLTNLHLSGEFDGRNFGWMWWKWWLGDLMVVVVVVPVFLVWCYLVKELKVGRFKVEKVEQSTQTNLQLSKQQPLTPQASIKIKQIILAAIWLISLLTVSWGVFGSEIAPEMATYPLTWLTFPWLIWAALQFGQRLTTLGCLMVWSIAIVGTSLGTGPFVASTGDLSEAVPLLQVFMILMATIALFLAATTSERNSAAELLRLSVAKYRSIFENAVEGICQTTPDGRYISANPALARIYGYQSPEELIASVTDIAHQLYVDPQRRADLLLQLQEDGVVSGFEAQIYQKDGTIIWISKNVRAIHYSSNFLLYYEATVEEITERKQAQDALRHQNERLEHQFQERTATLRQLNRQLIAEVLEHKRIEDALRESEERFALAIQANTNGLFEINLKTYDHYYSPQFLSLIGYPLDQDGPTINELLALIHLEDQDQVKAILDNLCAGRSSQWKQRFRLLRKDGSISWILSTGLVISDDHGEVVRLVGTFTDITDSQRVKALLAGQNRILEMITQWEKLPDVLDRLARLIEEQLPKIRCAFLLVEKNGVNLRHSAAPSLPESYIQAIDGMVIGPYMGCCGTAAYWRESVVVKDIATHPLCRNIRDLALSHNLKACWSIPILSTQGTVLGTFSTYYTEPHTPNREEQELADKATQLARIAIERSVAQEDVLRTNAMLKAQQEAAIDGILVVDENFRVVSYNQRFCDLWQTPEQLFQANHIKDLLKQVSSQLNHPEEFLAQVDYLQAHPKTTNYDELLIKDGRIFDFYSAPVLTSGGDYYGRIFCNRDITERKLSEAKLRQAEQKYRKLVESAGDAILMADAETGIILEANQMAEQMLGRGRAEIIGLHQSQIIPRERFKAYSQIFQQHVEAGGVFQVELELLHQVGKTVPVEVSATTLELQGKTVVQGIFRDISDRKQAEQALKQAKVDAEVANRAKSEFLANMSHELRTPLNGILGYAQILQEEPNLSATQKEQLSIIQQSGQHLLTLLNDILDLSKIEARKMELDVRDFQFPKFLEGIVEIVVISAKQKNISFRYEFLSPLPEFVKGDEIRLRQVLMNLLGNAVKFTDTGGVTFKVGYLGCSELNVDRFNVVRVRAASALPKAWPKGQGCQDNLPYGNPKGEQPKNLPFGNAKGEQPLTEKQGTQKMRFVIADTGIGIPPKQLAEIFLPFHQVGNTDRQVNGTGLGLSISKRLAELMGSELKVKSTVGQGSIFWLDLDLPDVSEEQQGGQGIVESTKEEKAEEVMPVAPSPEKISVLYELAIMGDIRGIQEEANLIEQLDDKFIPFAQNLRQLSKGFQERQILEFVGKYMDKKDREAHGQSKD; encoded by the coding sequence ATGATTTTCATCGCAAAAGGATTCTGGCAACACTTATCCAATGTAGGTTTACTGACTTTGGTTTACCTTGGGCTGGCAAACTTAGTCCATGGATTGATTGGAGGGAATACATTAGTACCACCAGTTTGGTCTCCCGCAGGAATTACCCAAGCAACCGTATTACTACTAAGGGAGCATCTTTGGTGGTTAACCGAACACCAAGGAGTTGTGCCATCGGTTTCTTGGGGACAATTTTTCTGGACTGTGTCGCCTCAGAGGTTCTGGCCAGTTTCTGGGATCACTGCTTTAGGCTATATCTTGTCAGTATTGCTCTCGATAGGATTGGCACTGTGGTGGCAGCTTCGTCCTTCCCTAGAACGGCGACGAGATGTATTGGGTTTGCTAGGGGTGTCGATGCTTGCCACACTCATCGCTCCGACTGTCACTCTAACTAACTTACACCTGAGTGGTGAATTTGATGGTAGGAATTTCGGCTGGATGTGGTGGAAATGGTGGTTAGGGGACTTAATGGTGGTTGTAGTCGTAGTACCAGTGTTTTTAGTTTGGTGCTACCTAGTGAAGGAGTTGAAGGTTGGCAGATTCAAGGTTGAGAAAGTTGAACAGTCAACCCAAACTAACCTCCAACTGTCTAAGCAACAACCGTTAACCCCTCAAGCAAGCATAAAGATAAAGCAAATTATTTTGGCAGCTATCTGGCTGATTTCACTCTTGACAGTGAGTTGGGGAGTGTTTGGGTCGGAGATTGCGCCAGAAATGGCAACCTATCCCCTCACCTGGTTGACATTTCCCTGGCTGATTTGGGCTGCCCTCCAATTTGGTCAACGCCTGACCACCCTAGGCTGCTTGATGGTATGGAGCATTGCCATTGTAGGAACCAGTTTGGGTACCGGACCGTTTGTTGCCAGCACCGGGGACTTGAGCGAAGCAGTTCCCCTACTACAGGTTTTTATGATACTGATGGCGACAATCGCTTTATTCTTGGCAGCGACTACATCAGAACGAAACTCAGCAGCAGAGTTGTTGCGCTTAAGCGTTGCCAAATACCGCAGCATCTTCGAAAATGCTGTCGAGGGCATTTGTCAGACCACACCTGACGGACGCTATATCAGTGCTAACCCTGCACTAGCCAGAATATATGGCTATCAATCACCGGAAGAACTCATAGCAAGTGTCACCGATATTGCCCACCAACTTTACGTTGACCCTCAAAGACGGGCAGATTTGCTTCTACAGCTACAGGAAGATGGTGTTGTTTCAGGCTTTGAAGCACAGATTTATCAAAAAGATGGTACTATAATCTGGATTTCCAAAAACGTGCGGGCTATCCACTATAGTAGTAACTTTCTACTCTACTACGAAGCTACTGTTGAGGAGATCACAGAGCGCAAGCAGGCTCAAGACGCACTCCGTCACCAGAATGAACGGCTGGAACATCAATTTCAAGAGCGAACAGCTACCTTGAGGCAGCTCAATCGACAATTAATCGCGGAGGTTCTTGAACACAAGCGCATTGAGGATGCACTTAGGGAGAGTGAGGAACGGTTTGCTCTGGCTATTCAAGCCAATACCAACGGACTCTTTGAAATCAACCTGAAGACCTATGATCATTACTACTCACCCCAATTTCTTAGCTTGATTGGCTACCCATTGGATCAAGATGGACCGACCATTAATGAATTACTGGCACTGATTCATCTTGAGGATCAAGATCAGGTGAAAGCCATCCTAGATAACCTATGTGCTGGACGAAGTTCTCAGTGGAAACAAAGGTTTCGTCTGCTGCGCAAAGATGGCTCAATTTCCTGGATTCTCTCGACTGGTCTAGTGATCTCAGATGATCACGGTGAAGTGGTTCGTCTAGTTGGTACGTTTACTGACATTACTGATAGCCAGAGAGTTAAAGCCTTGTTAGCTGGACAAAATCGTATCCTGGAAATGATTACCCAGTGGGAGAAGCTGCCAGATGTACTAGACCGACTGGCTCGGTTGATTGAGGAGCAATTGCCCAAGATTAGGTGTGCCTTCTTGCTGGTGGAGAAAAATGGGGTTAATCTGCGTCATAGTGCCGCTCCCAGCCTTCCAGAATCCTACATTCAGGCGATTGATGGTATGGTTATTGGTCCATATATGGGTTGCTGTGGCACTGCCGCCTATTGGCGAGAATCGGTCGTGGTTAAGGATATTGCTACTCATCCCCTGTGTCGAAATATAAGGGATTTGGCACTCTCCCACAATCTGAAAGCGTGTTGGTCTATCCCCATTTTGTCCACTCAAGGGACGGTGCTAGGCACGTTCTCAACCTATTACACTGAACCTCATACCCCAAACCGCGAAGAGCAAGAACTGGCGGATAAAGCCACCCAACTCGCTAGAATTGCCATTGAGCGCTCTGTGGCACAGGAGGATGTGCTCCGTACAAATGCCATGCTCAAAGCGCAACAAGAAGCTGCCATTGATGGAATTTTAGTGGTTGATGAAAATTTTCGGGTAGTTTCCTACAACCAGCGTTTCTGTGACTTGTGGCAGACTCCAGAACAGTTGTTTCAAGCCAATCATATTAAAGACTTGCTCAAGCAAGTGAGTTCTCAACTGAACCATCCCGAAGAATTTCTGGCTCAGGTGGACTATCTCCAAGCTCATCCCAAAACAACGAACTACGATGAACTTTTAATCAAGGATGGGCGTATTTTTGACTTTTATTCAGCACCAGTGCTTACCAGTGGTGGGGATTACTATGGTAGAATCTTCTGCAACCGAGATATCACTGAACGCAAGCTATCAGAGGCAAAACTACGGCAGGCGGAACAGAAGTATCGCAAGTTAGTTGAGTCAGCTGGTGATGCCATTTTGATGGCAGATGCGGAAACCGGAATCATCCTGGAAGCCAATCAGATGGCGGAACAGATGCTCGGTCGTGGGAGAGCTGAAATTATTGGGTTGCATCAGAGTCAGATTATTCCACGAGAACGATTCAAAGCCTACTCCCAAATTTTCCAGCAACATGTGGAGGCAGGGGGTGTATTTCAAGTAGAACTGGAATTACTGCATCAAGTTGGTAAAACCGTGCCTGTAGAAGTTAGTGCCACTACTTTGGAGCTGCAAGGCAAGACAGTTGTGCAGGGAATTTTTCGAGACATTAGCGATCGCAAACAGGCAGAACAGGCGTTGAAGCAGGCTAAAGTTGACGCGGAAGTAGCCAATCGCGCTAAAAGTGAATTTTTAGCCAACATGAGCCATGAATTACGTACGCCCCTTAACGGCATTTTAGGTTATGCCCAAATCCTCCAAGAGGAACCGAATCTGAGCGCTACGCAAAAAGAGCAGCTGAGTATTATTCAGCAAAGTGGTCAGCATCTGTTAACCCTACTCAATGACATCCTGGATCTATCAAAAATCGAAGCCAGAAAAATGGAACTGGATGTCAGAGATTTTCAGTTTCCCAAGTTTCTAGAAGGTATTGTGGAAATTGTTGTCATCAGTGCTAAACAAAAAAACATTTCATTCCGTTACGAATTCCTTTCGCCTCTGCCTGAATTTGTCAAGGGTGATGAAATAAGACTGCGACAAGTTCTGATGAACCTTTTGGGAAATGCTGTCAAATTTACAGATACTGGCGGGGTAACCTTTAAAGTTGGTTATTTGGGGTGTTCAGAGTTGAACGTTGATCGGTTTAACGTTGTTCGCGTTCGCGCAGCGTCGGCTTTGCCGAAAGCGTGGCCGAAAGGCCAAGGTTGTCAAGACAACCTACCCTACGGTAACCCCAAAGGCGAACAACCTAAAAACCTACCCTTCGGGAACGCCAAAGGCGAACAACCTTTAACCGAAAAGCAAGGTACTCAAAAAATGCGCTTTGTCATAGCAGACACTGGCATTGGTATTCCACCAAAACAACTAGCAGAAATATTTTTGCCATTCCATCAAGTGGGTAACACTGACCGTCAGGTTAATGGTACAGGCTTAGGACTATCGATTAGTAAACGTTTAGCGGAATTAATGGGTAGTGAATTAAAGGTTAAAAGCACTGTAGGTCAAGGTAGTATTTTTTGGCTAGATTTAGATTTACCAGACGTTTCCGAGGAACAACAAGGAGGACAAGGAATTGTAGAATCCACTAAGGAAGAGAAAGCTGAAGAGGTTATGCCTGTAGCCCCATCGCCAGAGAAAATATCCGTTCTGTATGAACTAGCAATCATGGGTGATATTAGAGGCATCCAAGAGGAAGCTAATTTGATTGAACAGTTGGATGATAAATTCATCCCCTTTGCTCAAAATTTGCGTCAATTATCAAAAGGATTTCAAGAAAGACAAATACTGGAATTTGTTGGGAAGTACATGGATAAAAAAGACCGCGAAGCTCATGGTCAATCAAAGGATTAA
- a CDS encoding CoA-binding protein, with protein sequence MTKDQSQINLSSDSKVLVQGITQPLGLYYAARMKAYGTNVVAGVSTGQGGQTFHGIPVFDLVEQACHHVEAVDTTIIFEESYQIKDVALEAIDAGIRQIILVTGGIPPLDMVELLGIAQATNTIILGPSSSGIIVPGKVLLGTHESEFYTPGSVGLITRGSYLIYEVALGLTQANLGQSIAINLGSEAIVGSSFSHWLEVLEKDKATNVIVLVDQTGGGYEDVAAAAYIAQEIHKPVISYIAGRYTPETQVIFNPSARLSTHLPEAMSNMTKVSTAQEKVAVFQQGRIPVAERPSQIPILVQKAFKH encoded by the coding sequence ATGACTAAGGATCAATCACAAATCAACTTGAGCAGCGATAGCAAAGTGCTAGTACAAGGTATTACACAACCCCTAGGTTTGTACTACGCTGCCCGGATGAAAGCCTATGGCACCAATGTCGTAGCTGGAGTTAGTACTGGTCAGGGAGGGCAAACCTTCCATGGCATTCCTGTATTTGATTTAGTAGAGCAGGCTTGCCATCATGTCGAGGCTGTGGACACAACCATTATTTTTGAAGAATCTTACCAGATAAAGGATGTTGCCTTGGAAGCGATAGATGCTGGGATCAGGCAAATTATTCTCGTTACTGGTGGTATTCCTCCCTTGGATATGGTAGAATTGCTAGGTATTGCCCAAGCTACTAACACGATTATTCTTGGTCCGAGCAGTTCTGGAATTATTGTTCCAGGAAAAGTTTTGCTAGGGACTCACGAGAGTGAATTTTACACCCCTGGCTCAGTGGGATTAATTACCCGTGGTAGTTATTTGATCTACGAAGTGGCTTTAGGCTTAACTCAAGCTAACCTAGGACAGTCAATCGCGATTAACCTTGGCAGTGAAGCAATTGTTGGTTCTTCGTTTAGCCATTGGCTGGAGGTTTTGGAAAAAGATAAAGCTACAAACGTTATTGTCCTAGTTGATCAGACTGGCGGCGGCTACGAAGACGTGGCCGCCGCCGCGTATATAGCCCAGGAAATCCATAAACCAGTGATTTCCTACATTGCGGGACGCTATACACCAGAGACACAAGTAATTTTTAACCCTAGTGCTAGGCTATCGACTCACCTACCAGAGGCTATGAGTAATATGACTAAAGTGTCTACGGCACAGGAAAAAGTGGCAGTATTTCAGCAAGGGAGAATCCCAGTAGCCGAACGCCCCTCCCAAATTCCCATCTTGGTTCAAAAGGCTTTCAAGCATTGA